The genome window ACATAAAGATTGAAACAACTTTGCGCGGACACGTTCTTTAGAttgatattaatgaaaatccGTTATGTTAATTAGCTGCAATCGTATTGATAAAACAATCGCTTAGTCGATCAAAGTATTCACCGTATCGTATTGCCTACGGGAGTACAATGCAATAAAGGATATGTTGTATCGGTGtcgtaaaatgatttataagtAACGGCAATCGTTCTACCGTGATAACcttattcgttatttcttgTCTACTTGcgcgaaataaaaagatgaGTTTCGTGAGAGCATTGAAGTAATAACGACGCATTTCGCGACTTACGTACCATTGACGACATCGTgaatttatatcaataaaCCTTTAAGAATTCGTAACAAATGTCAAATATCGGAACTGTGCTGTGACTAAAGCTATACATGTACATCATTCAGTAATTCGCGATAACATTCCAACGAATGATTAAATGTCTTTGAAACGTCGTACGGTTCAGTGTGAGATGTATTGATTTCTCGATAGCGGGTCTGAAAAATCCTAACGGCCAAAAGAACAAAACGGGCATGTCACTATCCAATCTCGGTGGTGGAACAATTTCAAGTGGAAGTTCCGTAGTGACCATCTCTTCCGTCGCAAATTCAGATCCTGATCCTGACTTCCATAATAACACGGACGGCTTTGGTAACAGACCATACAGAAACGAGAGATGGTATCAGACTACCTTCCAAGTCGCTGTTCCATTTTTCATCGCTGGAATAGGTACGATCGGCGCGGGCCTGGTGCTTAACCAAGTTAAGGTACGTTTTctctaatattaataaatgataaaagcaGATCGTCCTCTCAAATTCGATTATCTGGTACAGATAACGAATCTAAGTTTGATCGTAGTAATCGTAGTAATGGAATAAATCACGTATTTTTTCGAACGCGAGTTTTTCTTATCGATCATACACTTTACTCTTATTATCTGAAGATAATGTTAAAACACGTGGTAGcactctttttttatttatcacgcCTTTGCATTTTATCTTGTCTTAATTCCTACTCTCTAACAATCTCAACCCAACCCCTTTGGTACAAACATTCACGATGCAAGATTTTATCGGCATCTACTaatgtagaaatttttaaaacgtaaTTTACATTCTTGGTTGCGTAAGAATATCCCGAGGAACGTaatcttctttaattaaacatcGTCTCTGTTTTAGGACTGGCCAGTATTCTCCGCCATTTCTCAATTGTTCATTCTAATCCCTTCGCTATTGGGCTTGAAAGGCAATCTTGATATGTGCTTAGCCTCGCGGATATCCACGCAAGCCAATTTGGGTAACATGCACGAGTTTCGAGAaatcatgaaaataattattggtAATATCGCATTGGTACAGATACAGGCGATCGTCGCGGCTGTTTTGGTATCGATCTTCGCGATCACAGTCAACGCTATAACGGAAGGCGGCGAGTACATTTTCGAATGGAACAATTGCCTATTATTAGCCACAGCTAGCGTCTGTACTGCCACGAGCACTTGCTTTATTCTaggtaaaattattataattgatcGTAAATCATATTCCTATTTATGATATACATTTCAAGTTTGCAAACGTAATTTATTGATTCATTACATTACTATACTatatgctatatatatatatatatatatatatatatatatatgctataccgtaaaaaatgcaaattcacgcttaatgtttatttaattaatgtttcttttcttatagATTTCGTAATGATCGCCGTTATCATGATTTCATATCGATGTAAAATGAACCCCGACAATTTAGCTACGCCTTTGGCTGCCTCGTTTGGAGACGTCGTATCAATTAGCGTTCTATCAGCGGTAGCATCAAAATTGTTCGACAGAATGACGCCAGAACCATGGatcttatacgttatacttggctgttactttttaattttaccgtTTTGGATCTATGTGGTTCTTAAGAATAAATAcactagaaatattttaacatctGGATGGCTTCCTGTTTTATCGGCCTTGTTTATCAGTGGGTTCGTATCACTTTCAATCGccgttaataaattttgactAATTCTTAAGAATAAATCAGGCGATACATCTTTGCACGATTCTATCTTTCTACTGTTTCAAAAGATTTGGCGGTTTGGTTCTTGATCAAGTTGTTGACTCGTTCGATGGATTCGTGATCTTTCAACCAATCATAAACGGAATTGGTGGTAATTTAGTCTCTGTGCAAGCATCTCGAATCTCAACTACATTACACCAGACAACGATTATGGGAATTTTACCGCCACACTCGAAAATTTTCATCAGTCCGTGGAAAGCGCTCTTTAGAGGCTGTAAGTGATGCAACAATAATTAATGTTACGCTGTTACATGCTTTTTCGCAGCTCGACGATTATACAATAATGTTCATTTTCTTGT of Bombus pascuorum chromosome 6, iyBomPasc1.1, whole genome shotgun sequence contains these proteins:
- the LOC132908001 gene encoding solute carrier family 41 member 3-like is translated as MVDFPDSSTEPALSNMTVIKLNDCTDRNEHLVNKPNDRGVKDHVLTIEPDNMSNGKDNYALDFDSVEKVIDNKLNTSTDIKAEPDIVKKVAAGLKNPNGQKNKTGMSLSNLGGGTISSGSSVVTISSVANSDPDPDFHNNTDGFGNRPYRNERWYQTTFQVAVPFFIAGIGTIGAGLVLNQVKDWPVFSAISQLFILIPSLLGLKGNLDMCLASRISTQANLGNMHEFREIMKIIIGNIALVQIQAIVAAVLVSIFAITVNAITEGGEYIFEWNNCLLLATASVCTATSTCFILDFVMIAVIMISYRCKMNPDNLATPLAASFGDVVSISVLSAVASKLFDRMTPEPWILYVILGCYFLILPFWIYVVLKNKYTRNILTSGWLPVLSALFISGFGGLVLDQVVDSFDGFVIFQPIINGIGGNLVSVQASRISTTLHQTTIMGILPPHSKIFISPWKALFRGSLYAKTARILICMAIFGEIIFIFVADYITKGTSTLHICFVLSYIVMAVLQVMLLLYVAHIIIHAMWQHKIDPDNSAIPYLTALGDLSGTVFLAIAFWFLISIHQEYGK